ACGCAGGCGGTGGCGAACAGGCGTCCACCGGAACGACTCACGATGTCGGCAGCGTTGTCGTTCACGGCCTTGCAGGTCTCCAGGCCGAGCCATTCCTGCCACACGGGCACGCGCATGATGCCGTAGTCGACCCCCGCTTCATCCATGGCGGCGAGTTTGGACTCGACGGAGTAGTCGCCCTCGACGTAGTTGAGATTCTGATACCCGCTGGGCTTCTCCAGGATGAGCTGCTTTTTGCCGCTCTCCATGGTGATCACACTGGCGATCTCGCCAAACCCGCGCGGGGCGCTGTTCAGAAAGCCGTTAAGGATCTTCTCGTTCGTGAAGAGATCTTCGGGCAGATGGTGGATGTTGATGTCTACGACAGTCATGTCGGCACTCCTACTGTGCATCGTTGCGGAAAGAAATGCAGTCCGATCCCTGATGCGCGCATCAGAGCGACTACTGCCACTGACAATCGTGTGTGATTTCCTACGTGAAATCAAGTCATCAGGCCCGAGTTCTCGTCTTTCCGCCATTTCTGCGGCTCGGCGCACTCCTGCTCGCGCGCGTGCAGGTCGCTTCCGCTTCGGATCCACCCTCTCGCGAAACTCGCTGGACTCGATTTTGTATCGCAGTTGAAATCGTGTGTGATCTTGCGTACGATCACTGATCAAGCCCATTCAGAGAGGAATGCACGTGACCGAGCTCAATATCCGCGATGTGGAATATACGCACGCTGGCACGAGGTTGCTCGGCCTCCACTGCGCTCCGGAAGCGGCCGTCGACGCACCGACCGTCGTGCTGCTGCACGATGCGTTCGGGCTCGCAGACGAGATGGTGTCGATTGCCCGGCGTATCGCTCTGCTCGGCTTCTCGGTGTTCGCCGCTGATATCTGGGGAGATCGTGCGACCCCGGGTCAGCAGCACGAACTCGGCCCGCTCATCGGTGCGATGGTGTCCCGACGGGCGACGTGGATTGAACGAGTCGCTCTTGCACATGAGGTGGCTCTGGCTCAGCCCGGCTCCTCGCGAGCACGGCCCATTTCGCTCGGCTACTGCTTCGGGGGCTCGTCAGCTCTGGAGTATGCGCGGAGCGGAGGGGACGTGCGCGCGGTGATCGCCATCCACCCCGGGCTCGATCTCATCGAGTTCGACTGGTCCTCGGTGGAACCCGAGCGGGCGCCCGCCGCGCTCGTGTGTTTCGGCGCTGACGATCCGATGGCGACCCCCGAGCAGTGGCGCCGAACGAAGGCGAACATGAGCGCTGCCGGAGTCGACTGGGAACTGCATCTCTACAGCGGCACGGTGCACGGATTCACCAGTCCGCGCGCGGCAGATTCGCCGGACCCCGAAACGGTGATGTACCACCCTCGGAACGCGGCACGAGCGTGGCGGGCAACGGAAGACTTCCTGATCGAACTCCGAGACGGCGTTCGATTCTGACACCGACCGCGCAGACCATCTCCTGCGCGTCCGAACCTACAGACGAGGACCATATGCACGACATCGCCATTATCGGGGCCGGCCCGGGAGGTCTCTTCACCGCACTCCGGCTCCACCAGCGGGGCATCCCCACCCGAATCTACGAGTCTGTCCCCGAATTGAAGCCGCTCGGGGTCGGCGTGGACATCAAGGTGTACGGGGTCAAGGAGATCGAGGAGATCGGGCTGCTTGACGAGTTTCGAGCAATGTCGGTCGACGCCGTCGATTCGGTCTTCTACAACCACTTCGGCCAGGAGATCTACGCGGAGAAGTGCGGGGTGCACATGGGATACCTCCACGAGCAGCGCTTCGTGCACCGCGGGGCGTTCCAGATGATGCTGTACCGTGCCGTACTCGATCGCCTCGGACCGGATGCGGTGCAGCTCGGTGCTCGTCTTGTCAACTACGAGCAGGATGACACCGGGGTGACGCTGCACCTCGAGCATCGGGACGGTCGCCGCGAGAGCGTACGGCACGGAGCGGTCATTGCCGTGGACGGGATCAAGTCCGTCGTCCGGGCACAGATGCACCCCAATCTCGCGGAACCGCACTACTCGGGGATCACGATGTATCGGGGGACGACGCTGCGGGAGCCCATTCGTGATGGGCACACGATCCTCCACGTCGGTGATCCGCGGATCTCGACGATGATCATCTACCCCATTGCCGATGACTTCGAGGGCACCGGGAAGCAACTCATCAACTGGGTGGTCGAGGTGGAGGGTGAGGAGACGATCGAGGACTGGAATCAGCTCGGCTCCACCGATGACATCATTCCGCTGTACGACACCGCGAACCTCGAATTCCTCGATCTTCAGCAGCTCATGCGGGATGCCCGCGAGGTCTATCTCTTCCCATTGATTCGCCACGATCCACTCGACAGTTGGGTCGACGGCCGTGTTGTGCTGCTCGGTGACGCAGCGCACGCCATGTACCCGCGCGGGGGCAATGGCGTGTGCCAGGCGATCCTCGATGCCCGAGTCGTTGCCGAGCAGCTCGCCCTGCACGACGACCCACACACGGCGTTCGCCGCGTACGACGCCGAACGCCGTGTGCCGGTCAATCGCATCGTCATGAACATGCGCGGAGAGGGGTACGAAGTCGTGCGCCGTATGGTCGCGGAACGGACTGACGGGACACCGCTCGACACTCGAGAGCAGATCGAAGCCGTGCTGCCACTTGCCGAGGCGGATGAGATCTTCAGCAACTACCACCGCCTCGTCGGTCAGCCGCTCCGCGACGGGCACGAGACCTACTCCAGCGGATTCCGCACGTGGGAGACGACGTGAGCGCCGTCATCGAGGCGACGGGCGAGCTCCGCGAGGAGATCCTCGCCGCGGAGTCTCGACGGCAGGAGGCGTTGATCGCGCAGGATCTCGGTGCTCTGCAGGCCCTCTTCGACGACTCACTGGTGCACGTCCACGCACCGGGTGAAGTGCACACGAAGGCGTTGCTCCTTGAGCACGTCGCCACCCGCGGCGTGTATTTGGAGATCACTCGAGGTGCCCTCACCGTGCGCATCATCGGGGACGTGGCGATCATCACTGGTGCGATCACCAACCGCATGAAAGCTCCGGGTGGTGGAGAGCGGTCGATCTCGGGTGAAGCCACCCAGGTGCTGCGGTGCACGGATGATGCGGAGTGGGTCTTCGTGAGCTTCCAGATGACGCCCTACGGCGATAAGGCATGGGGGGCACTTCCCTCGCAGAACGACGAAAGGGACCCTGTATGAGACTCGCACGATTTCGGCTCGGCGACAGCCCCGTAGCTCTGGGACGTGTCGACCTCTCCGGCACCGGTGACACCATCGTCGACCTGACGGAGGCGGTGGGAGGGGAGACGTCGCTGCGCGCGATGCTGCCGCAGCTCGACGAGCATCGAGCTGCGATCCTCGCATCCTCGGGCAACCGATACCCCCTCTCCGAGGTGATCCTCGAGGCTCCCGTCGATGACCCTCAGAAGTATCTCGGGATCGGCATGAACTATCGCGAGCACGCTGAAGAGGCCCGGCAGGCCGGGATCCCGATCCCCGACAATCAGATGTGGTTCAACAAACAGGTCTCCTGCATCAATCGGCCGTACGGCGCGATCGTGAAACCGGACATCTCGGACGCCCTGGATTACGAGGTCGAGCTCGGCGTTGTGATCGGGAGGACATGCAAGAACGTCGCCGTGGAAGATGCGCGCTCGGTCATTGCGGGATACCTGGTGACGAACGACGTCTCCGTGCGGGATTGGCTGCAGAAGCGGTCGCCAACCTTCACGCTCGGCAAGTCCTTCGACACGCACGGCCCGATCGGACCGTGGCTCACGACGGACGACGAGATTCCGGATCCGCTGCAACTGCGTATGCGACTGACGGTCAACGGCGACGTGCGACAGGACTGGCGCACCGACGACATGATCTACGACATCTACGAGCAGATCGCCTACCTGTCGCAGGTCTTCACGCTGTTGCCAGGCGATATCCTCGCGACGGGGACTCCTGCGGGCATTGGAGCCCCCACCGGGAACTTCCTCCGGGTCGGCGACGTCGTTCGCGCGGAGATCGAGGGACTCGGGGCCATCGAGAACCGTGTTGTTCAGGAGTCGTGATCATGTCGAGTCGAGTCAGTATCTCTCTTCCGGGATTCAGTCACGAGAACCCCGTGCCTGTGGCGAGCCGCATCGGGCCGTTCCTCGCATCCGGTGTCTTGACTGGGCGGAATCCCGTGACGCACGAGATGCCGGCGAACCTCGACGACCAGTGCGTCAACGTGTTCGCCCACGTGCGAGCGCTGCTGGCTGAAGCCGGCGGCACGCTCGACGATGTGCTCAAACTGACAGTGCACTTGGTCGACTACCGGGATCGCACCGCCCTGAACCGCGAGTGGGAGCGGGCCTTCCCGGATCCCGCGCACCGCCCAGCCCGCCAGGTCATGGCCGCGGTCCTCGACCGGGGCAGCCTGATCCACGCCGACCTGCTCGCGGTGCTTCCGGCGCCCAGCTGAATCATCGCGAGTCGCATCGGGACCACCGGTGCGCTCGACCTCTCTTTCACTCATCCACAACTGGTCAACATATCCACAACACGAGCCTGGCGCGGAAGCGTCAGTCCCGGTCAGACGCAAGGAGGCGTCCATGTCCAGAAGGTCACTTCTCATGAAGTCCCTGATTCCACTCAGTATCGCGGGTCTGCTGCTCTCGGGATGCAGCGGCGGAGGCTCGGGATCCGGCGGAGGAAGTTCCAGCACCCCGAGCAGCGACACGCTACGGGTCAACTTCGGCGGATTTCCGGAGACCTGGGCGCCGGGCTCGCAGGCGATGGAACCCGGCTATGCGCGCGTACCCTATGAGATGCTCGTGATCCGAGAAAAGGACGGCACGATCCTTCCCAATCTCGCAACGGCGTGGGAGTTCGGAGACGGGGCGACTTCGCTGACACTGACCCTCCGGGATGACGTGAAATTCCATGATGGAACCGACTTCAACGCCGATGCCGTGAAAGCGAATTTCGAGTACGTCGCGAACGTTGTGGGTGGACAGTTCGGGGGGCCGCTGAAGGCCGGTGTAGCGTCGGTCGATGTCGTCGACGACCAGACCGTGACGTTCAACTTCACTCGTCCCTTCGGGACGTTCCTGGATCTGCTGAGCCAACGCAATTTGCCGATGGGGAGTCCGACCGCCATTGCCGACGGGTCGATCGAAACGCATCCGGTGGGAACCGGCCCCTGGGCCTACGACCCGGAAAAGTCCGTCGAGGGAACGAGTGCGTACTTCGGTGCGTTCGCAGACTACTGGGGTGAGGAGCCAGGATTCCCGAACATCGATCTCTATGCGATTCCCGATGACACGGCGGCGACGGCTGCGCTCCTGGCCGGTGACATCGACATCACCGACACCGAGGTCGCAGAGATTCCTCGCATCGACGCGGCATCGAACGCTGAGTGGTTCGATTACCCGGCCATTCGAAATAATGTCACCTTCTTCGACCGGGGCCCCGGAGGCGTCTTCGAAGACCAGCGGGTTCGAGAGGCGCTGTGCTACGCGGTCGACAACGATGTCGTCGCGAATATGGCCACCGATCTCGAGGCCGCGAATCAGCACTTCACTGAGGGCGAGCCGGGATTCAGCGAGGCGATCACCGGTACGAACGGCGATCTCGATGAAGCGCTCAAGATTTGGGAGGAGCTCGGAAACCCCGAGTTGAAGGCGGAGATTCCCGCCGCACCGTTCAACCTCCAACAGGTCACGGTGCGTGTGGAGCAGATGAATCAATTGCCCAACGTGGACATCACGGTGCAGGAGGTGACGCCCTCGCAGTTCTTCTCCTCGTGGAACGGGGGCCAGTATCCGCTCGGAGTCGGGAGCCACGGCCAGATCACGCCGGCGGACTGGTACGGCGGCTGGTTCTCCGCCCAAGCGCCGGTGAATCACTCTGGCTTCGTGAGCGAGGAATTGCAGGCCGCGGCGTCGGCCGCCCAGCAGGCCGGAGGAACTCCGGAAGCCGAGGAACTCTGGCAGAACGTGATGTACCAGGTGTCGGAGGAACGACTGTCGTGCAGCCACCTCGTCGTACTGGAGAGCATCGCTTACAACACCGACACCGTCGCCAATGTCGGACCCGGTGTGCAAGCCTGGGAGCAGAATCTCATCGACTATCGCGCCGTGACACCAGCCGGGTAATCGCGAACCGGCGGGGGTGAGCGTGTTGGGTGATCCGACTGCGCTTCACCCCCCCCTACGGGCGAGGCCATCGGGGCTCGCGCAGGAGTATCGGCAGGACGTACAGATGATTGACAGAGGAGAGATGATGTCAGCTCGAGCAGCGAGCCCGACGGGGGCGACATGCTGAAGCTCATTGGGACACGATTGCTCTTCGTGATCCCGCAGCTCCTGATCGTCTCCGTGCTGGTGTTCTTCATGGTCTACCTCATTCCAGGAAGCGCTGCCGCAATGATCCTGGGCGATACTGGCGCGACTCCGGACGACATCGCGCGCGTCGAAGCCGAACTCGGACTCGATCGCCCGGTGCTCGTGCGGCTGGTCGACTGGCTGGGCCTGGCGGTGCAGGGTGATCTCGGCACCTCGCTGCAGAACGGACGACCGGTGGTCGACCTCATTGCCGCGAGACTTCCCGCGACGCTGTCGCTCGTCGGCGCGGGCTTGGTCGTCGCGATGCTCATTGGCATCGGACTTGGAGTGCTCGCGGGCACACACTCGCGTCGCCCGATCGATCGCGGGGTGACCGCCTTCACCTCATTCATGCAGTCGGTGCCGGAGTTCTGGCTCGGGCTCCTGCTCGTGCTCGTCTTCGTGATCCAGCTCGGGGTCGCTCCGGTCGTCGCCTGGGTGCCGCCGGAGTCGGACGTCTGGGGATGGCTGCGCGGTCTCATTCTTCCCGCATTGGCGCTCGGAGCGGGCGCTTCTGCACTCATCGCCCGCCAGACCCGCACCGCGATGGCGGCCTCGCTCTCCTCGCGATACGCCGACATGCTCACAGCGGCGGGAGTGCCCCGGCGCCGCATCATCTGGTCTTACAGCCTGAAGAATGCGCTGGTGCCGGTGCTGGCGTCGTCGGCGCTCGCGGTTTCCATCCTCTTCGGAACGAGCCTCGTGATGGAACGGGTGTTCGCGTTCCCCGGCGTCGGCACCATGCTGCTGGAGAGTGTGATCAGTAAGGACTTCCCGGTCGTTCAGGGGACGGTCCTGGTCGTCGCGGTGCTCATCATCGCGGTCAATCTCGTCGTCGACATCTGCTACGGCATCATCAACCCGAAGGCGAGGCCACAGTGAGCCACCCGACTCCTCCCCAGACTCAGCTCGTATCCGTGGCGAAGCGGGCGTCTGCGCAGCCGAGCCGCCGTCGGTTTCTGCGGCGACTGGTGGCACAGCCCGCCACCGTACTGTCGCTGATCTGGATCGGTGCGGTCGTTCTCGCGGCGGTGTTCGCGGGAGCACTGGCACCATATGACCCCGCGCTGAACAGTTTCACCCCCGAAACCGTCCTGCAAGGCCCGAGCGCGGAGCACTGGCTCGGAACCGATGAGAATGGTCGAGACGTCTTCAGCCGGATCCTCTTCGGCGCCAGGATTGCGCTGCTCGTCGGTGTCGGGTCGGTGCTGGTGGCGATGCTCATCGGCGTTCCGATCGGACTCTTGCTGGGGTACCGCGGCGGCTGGTGGGATCGAATCGGAACGCGTTTCGTCGACATCCTCGATGCGATGCCCGGATTGCTTCTCGCCTTCGCCGTGATCGCGATTCTCGGTCGAGGCCTACCCTCATTGATGCTGGCGATCGGCCTGATCTTCAGCATGAACTTTGCGCGTATGACTCGAGCGATCACGATTGCCGAGCGGGGGAAGCCGTACATCGACGCGGCGAAGGTCTCCGGGTTGCGGGAGATCGCGATCCTGTTCCGCCAGATCCTTCCGAACTTGATCGGGCCGCTCGTTATCCAGGGTGCCATTTTGACTGGCGCGGCGATCACGATCGAATCAATGCTCAGCTTCCTCGGGATCGGGCTCCAGTCGAGTGTTCCCTCATGGGGCGGACTACTCAGCACTGCGGCGGGCCAACTCGCCGTTCAACCGTTCCTCGCCTTTCCGCCGGGCATCGCGATCGTCCTCACTGTCCTGTCCTTCAACATGCTGGGGGACGGCATCAACGACGCACTCGCGGGCGAGCAGCGCAAGCGAATCAAACCCGTGCGTCGGAAGGTCATCCGGCGCCACCTGTCCTTCGCCGGGCAGTCGCCTTCTGAGCGTGGGCCGGTGCTCGACGTCCGCGACCTGCGCGTCGATCTGCATACCCAGCACGGTCAGGTCCCCTTGGTGCGCGGAGTCAATTTCCGCATCGAGCCGGGTGAGATCGTGGGGTTGTTGGGAGAGTCGGGATCCGGGAAATCGACGCTCGCCCGAGCGATTCTCGGTCTGATGCAACCCGGGATCGGGATCTCGGGCGGACAGATCCTGCTCGACGGCCAAGACATTGCGGGCCTCGGAGAGAAGGATCTGCGCTCCATTCGCGGCAAGCGCATGGCCGCGGTGTTCCAGGACCCGATGGCTTCGCTGTCTCCAGTTCACACCATCGGAAAACAGCTCACGGAGACGATTCGCACCCACTCGAAGATGACGAAGAGCGCCGCACGCCAGCGTGCCGTTGAACTCCTGACGCGTGTCGGGGTCGCCGATGCAGCAGCGCGATTGGATGACTATCCCCACCAGTTCTCCGGAGGGATGGCTCAGCGTGTTGCGATTGCGATTGCCATCTCGTCGAACCCCGAATTGCTCATCGCCGATGAGGCGACGAGTGCGCTCGACGTGACCACCCAGGCGCAGGTGCTCGACCTCCTGCTCGACCTGCGAGATGAGATGGGGCTGAGCATTCTGTTCATCACGCACGGCTTGGGTGTCGTCGCGGAGGCGTGTGATCGGGCGATGGTGATGTACCAGGGAGAGATCGTCGAATCCAGCGGTGTCTGGGAGCTGTTCGATCACCCCCAGCATCCCTACACCGAGCGATTGCTTGCGGCGAACCCGGCCGTCCATGTCGGGGTGGAACCGGGAGTCCGGTCTGACACGGCGCATCGCGGGGCGGATCACGACGGCGATGCGTCGGATCACGTGCTCTTGCGTGTTCAGGAACTCGCTCTGTCTTACGGCGCGAAGGGGGTGTGGGGCAAGGCTCCCGCGCCCATCGTCGAGGGTGTGAGCTTCGACATCGGGTCCGGAGAGACCCTGGGGCTGGTCGGAGAGTCGGGCTCGGGGAAATCGACGACGGGCCGCGCGATTCTGCGATTGCTTCCCATCGCGGGCGGGAGCGTGGCGTTCGAGGGAGTCGACATCACGACTTTCGGCGCTCGCACCCCGTTGAGTTACCGTCGCGATGTGCAGGCGGTCTTCCAAGACCCATCGATGTCGTTGAATCCGCAGCAACCGGTCTCCAATGCCCTCACCGCGGCTCTCGCGCGACACGGCATCGGTGAGAGCGCCGAACGCGAACATCTCGCGGAGCAGGCGTTCGCCCAGGTCGGATTGACGAACGACCACCTCGCGCGTCGCCCTGCCGAGCTCTCCGGAGGGCAGCAGCAGCGGGTAGCCATCGCGCGTGCGCTCGTCTTGAAACCCAAGCTGGTGGTGTGCGATGAGGCAGTGAGTGCGCTCGACCTGCTCACGCAGCAGCAGATCATCGAACTCCTCGCGGACCTGCAGGAGGAGACCGGTGTCAGTTATCTCTTCATCGCCCATGATCTCGGGCTCGTGAGGAAGATCTCTGATCGTATTGCAGTCATGCGGTCGGGCAGGCTGGTCGAATTCGCGGACGCCGAAGAAGTGTTCCAGCATCCTTCGCACCCTTACACCCGGAGACTGCTCGGCGCGACACCGGCTGACCACCCGAGCGGTCGAGAGGACCGCAGGCGCACACGGCGCGCGTATAGCGAAGCGCACGCAGCGGGGGCAACGCCGGTGCCGTGAGGGCGCGATCCGAGCGGATCGCCTAAGGCGCGTTGCGGGTGCGAATCAGCCCGTGCAGCAGTCGCTGGAGTGCGACGACGGTCTCGGACGGGTCGATGTCTGCCGGCCATGCTTCCTGGACGGATTCCGACCATGAGGCTCGAAGCGAGTCGAGGGTGTCCTGTGCCAACGCCGTCGGCGTCACGCGCACGGATCGCGCGTCATTCGGGTCGGTATCGCTCGAGACGTACCCCAGGCTGCGAAGGCGCCTGAGGGCCGGGCTGACGTTCGCGCGGATCAGGCCGGTTCCCGCCGCGATGTGCGACGGCGTGCTGCCGGGGTGCTGGTGGAGGTGTCGCATCACTTGACTCTCTGTCTGGTTGAGCGTCGCGTGGCCACGCAGTCGAATCTCTCGGGCGATGTCAATCGTGAGGTCTGCGATCTCCGCGTAGGGCTGCTGAGTGCTGGGCATGGGTCCATTCTTCCTCAGGTCGTTGTCGCGATGACGGAGCTGCGCTATGGTGTATTTAGTTATTAAATCATAACTATTTACGTGTGCAAGCTGAGGTGCCGGTCGCTGGGCGGTCGGCACGTGAGAATGAGGTGGGAGTGCGATGGAGCACATCGAAACAGAAGTACTCGTGGTGGGGGCCGGACTGGCCGGAGCAAGTGCCGCGCTGATGCTCGCCAGACACGGCGTGCGCACGTTGGCCGTGAGTCGGGGTCACTGGGTCGCGGACTCGCCGAGAGCACACATCGTGAATCAGCGGACGATGGAAGTGCTGCGGTCTCTCGATCTCGAGTCGGTATGCGCCGATGCGGCAGTGCCGGGCGAGCTCATGGCGAACCACCCGATGATGACATCACTCACGGGTCGGGAATTCGGGCGACTGTGGACCTGGGGGAACGACCCGGTGCGACAAGACGAATACGGAGCCGCGAGCCCCGTCACCGGGTGTGATCTGCCCCAGGATCGATTCGAGCCGATCCTGATCTCCGAGGCGCTCCGACTCGGTGCCGTCGTGCGATTCCGCACTGAATTCGTCTCGCTCGAGCAGGATGACGACGGGGTGACGACGACGCTCCGAGACCTGGTGACGAATTCCGAATTCACTGTGCGCTCGAAGTACGTCGTCGGGGCCGACGGCGGTCAGAGCCCGGTCGCAGAAGCGGTCGGACTCCCGTTCGAGGGGACACCCGGGATCGGGCCCGCATTGAACATCCACTTCCGCGCGGACCTCTCCCGATTCATCGAGGATCGACCGGGATCCATCTTTTGGATTCTTCAGCCCGACCGCGAGGGCGCGATGGGAAACGCGATGCTCCGCATGGTGCGACCGTGGTCGGAGTGGATCGTGGGGTTCGTCCATCTCGGGGAGAGCATCCGTGGCGCCAGCGAGGATGAACTCATCGGCCTGGTGCACGAGATCATCGGTGATGACAGCGTGCCGATCGAGATCATCGGATCGTATCCGTGGCGGATCAACCACGTGATCGCGCAAGAGTACAGCCGGGGACGGGTGATGTGTGCGGGTGACGCAGTGCACCGGCACCCGCCGATGAATGGCCTCGGGGGCAATACCTGCATTCAGGACGCATTCGGACTCGCGTGGAAACTCGCCGCAGTGCTGCGCTGGGGCGCGGGCCCTCGTCTACTCGAGACCTACAGCGCCGAGCGCCAACCCGTTGGTCGCACCGTGGTCGATCGCGCCGTTGCGGGGTGGCGGCAGAACCCGGAGGTCATTCGATCGCTCGGCATTGATCCCGCGGCGTCGCCGGTCGAGCGTCAAGCGCAGTTCGACGTGCTCTTCGAGGACTCCGAGGAAGGGGAGCAGCGACGAAGTGACTTCGAACGGGCTAAGCGGTCCAAAGAGTACTCGTACCATGCGCACGGCACCGAGATGAATCAGCACTACGCATCCAGCGCGATCATCGAGGATGAAGGGCTCGAACCGCTCGCGCATCGGGATGCCGATCTCCACTTCACCATGACGAGCAGGCCCGGTTCTCGGGTTCCGCACGCCTGGGTCGCACAGAGCGGACGCACGATCTCGGTGCTGGATCTCTGTCGCCCGGAGCAGTTCACCCTGCTCGCCCGGAATCGGGGGGCGGAGTGGATCGCCGCTGCGCAGAAGGTCGGAGAGCGCTTGGGCGTTCCCCTCGTCGCCGTGAGGATCGGGCCGGGGTGCGAGGTCGAGGATCTCTACGGAGTCTGGAGGGACGT
Above is a genomic segment from Leucobacter rhizosphaerae containing:
- a CDS encoding dienelactone hydrolase family protein: MTELNIRDVEYTHAGTRLLGLHCAPEAAVDAPTVVLLHDAFGLADEMVSIARRIALLGFSVFAADIWGDRATPGQQHELGPLIGAMVSRRATWIERVALAHEVALAQPGSSRARPISLGYCFGGSSALEYARSGGDVRAVIAIHPGLDLIEFDWSSVEPERAPAALVCFGADDPMATPEQWRRTKANMSAAGVDWELHLYSGTVHGFTSPRAADSPDPETVMYHPRNAARAWRATEDFLIELRDGVRF
- a CDS encoding FAD-dependent monooxygenase — protein: MHDIAIIGAGPGGLFTALRLHQRGIPTRIYESVPELKPLGVGVDIKVYGVKEIEEIGLLDEFRAMSVDAVDSVFYNHFGQEIYAEKCGVHMGYLHEQRFVHRGAFQMMLYRAVLDRLGPDAVQLGARLVNYEQDDTGVTLHLEHRDGRRESVRHGAVIAVDGIKSVVRAQMHPNLAEPHYSGITMYRGTTLREPIRDGHTILHVGDPRISTMIIYPIADDFEGTGKQLINWVVEVEGEETIEDWNQLGSTDDIIPLYDTANLEFLDLQQLMRDAREVYLFPLIRHDPLDSWVDGRVVLLGDAAHAMYPRGGNGVCQAILDARVVAEQLALHDDPHTAFAAYDAERRVPVNRIVMNMRGEGYEVVRRMVAERTDGTPLDTREQIEAVLPLAEADEIFSNYHRLVGQPLRDGHETYSSGFRTWETT
- a CDS encoding nuclear transport factor 2 family protein, whose product is MSAVIEATGELREEILAAESRRQEALIAQDLGALQALFDDSLVHVHAPGEVHTKALLLEHVATRGVYLEITRGALTVRIIGDVAIITGAITNRMKAPGGGERSISGEATQVLRCTDDAEWVFVSFQMTPYGDKAWGALPSQNDERDPV
- a CDS encoding fumarylacetoacetate hydrolase family protein, which codes for MRLARFRLGDSPVALGRVDLSGTGDTIVDLTEAVGGETSLRAMLPQLDEHRAAILASSGNRYPLSEVILEAPVDDPQKYLGIGMNYREHAEEARQAGIPIPDNQMWFNKQVSCINRPYGAIVKPDISDALDYEVELGVVIGRTCKNVAVEDARSVIAGYLVTNDVSVRDWLQKRSPTFTLGKSFDTHGPIGPWLTTDDEIPDPLQLRMRLTVNGDVRQDWRTDDMIYDIYEQIAYLSQVFTLLPGDILATGTPAGIGAPTGNFLRVGDVVRAEIEGLGAIENRVVQES
- a CDS encoding RidA family protein, which produces MTHEMPANLDDQCVNVFAHVRALLAEAGGTLDDVLKLTVHLVDYRDRTALNREWERAFPDPAHRPARQVMAAVLDRGSLIHADLLAVLPAPS
- a CDS encoding ABC transporter substrate-binding protein; this encodes MKSLIPLSIAGLLLSGCSGGGSGSGGGSSSTPSSDTLRVNFGGFPETWAPGSQAMEPGYARVPYEMLVIREKDGTILPNLATAWEFGDGATSLTLTLRDDVKFHDGTDFNADAVKANFEYVANVVGGQFGGPLKAGVASVDVVDDQTVTFNFTRPFGTFLDLLSQRNLPMGSPTAIADGSIETHPVGTGPWAYDPEKSVEGTSAYFGAFADYWGEEPGFPNIDLYAIPDDTAATAALLAGDIDITDTEVAEIPRIDAASNAEWFDYPAIRNNVTFFDRGPGGVFEDQRVREALCYAVDNDVVANMATDLEAANQHFTEGEPGFSEAITGTNGDLDEALKIWEELGNPELKAEIPAAPFNLQQVTVRVEQMNQLPNVDITVQEVTPSQFFSSWNGGQYPLGVGSHGQITPADWYGGWFSAQAPVNHSGFVSEELQAAASAAQQAGGTPEAEELWQNVMYQVSEERLSCSHLVVLESIAYNTDTVANVGPGVQAWEQNLIDYRAVTPAG
- a CDS encoding ABC transporter permease, translating into MLKLIGTRLLFVIPQLLIVSVLVFFMVYLIPGSAAAMILGDTGATPDDIARVEAELGLDRPVLVRLVDWLGLAVQGDLGTSLQNGRPVVDLIAARLPATLSLVGAGLVVAMLIGIGLGVLAGTHSRRPIDRGVTAFTSFMQSVPEFWLGLLLVLVFVIQLGVAPVVAWVPPESDVWGWLRGLILPALALGAGASALIARQTRTAMAASLSSRYADMLTAAGVPRRRIIWSYSLKNALVPVLASSALAVSILFGTSLVMERVFAFPGVGTMLLESVISKDFPVVQGTVLVVAVLIIAVNLVVDICYGIINPKARPQ
- a CDS encoding dipeptide ABC transporter ATP-binding protein encodes the protein MLIGVPIGLLLGYRGGWWDRIGTRFVDILDAMPGLLLAFAVIAILGRGLPSLMLAIGLIFSMNFARMTRAITIAERGKPYIDAAKVSGLREIAILFRQILPNLIGPLVIQGAILTGAAITIESMLSFLGIGLQSSVPSWGGLLSTAAGQLAVQPFLAFPPGIAIVLTVLSFNMLGDGINDALAGEQRKRIKPVRRKVIRRHLSFAGQSPSERGPVLDVRDLRVDLHTQHGQVPLVRGVNFRIEPGEIVGLLGESGSGKSTLARAILGLMQPGIGISGGQILLDGQDIAGLGEKDLRSIRGKRMAAVFQDPMASLSPVHTIGKQLTETIRTHSKMTKSAARQRAVELLTRVGVADAAARLDDYPHQFSGGMAQRVAIAIAISSNPELLIADEATSALDVTTQAQVLDLLLDLRDEMGLSILFITHGLGVVAEACDRAMVMYQGEIVESSGVWELFDHPQHPYTERLLAANPAVHVGVEPGVRSDTAHRGADHDGDASDHVLLRVQELALSYGAKGVWGKAPAPIVEGVSFDIGSGETLGLVGESGSGKSTTGRAILRLLPIAGGSVAFEGVDITTFGARTPLSYRRDVQAVFQDPSMSLNPQQPVSNALTAALARHGIGESAEREHLAEQAFAQVGLTNDHLARRPAELSGGQQQRVAIARALVLKPKLVVCDEAVSALDLLTQQQIIELLADLQEETGVSYLFIAHDLGLVRKISDRIAVMRSGRLVEFADAEEVFQHPSHPYTRRLLGATPADHPSGREDRRRTRRAYSEAHAAGATPVP
- a CDS encoding MarR family winged helix-turn-helix transcriptional regulator, with the protein product MPSTQQPYAEIADLTIDIAREIRLRGHATLNQTESQVMRHLHQHPGSTPSHIAAGTGLIRANVSPALRRLRSLGYVSSDTDPNDARSVRVTPTALAQDTLDSLRASWSESVQEAWPADIDPSETVVALQRLLHGLIRTRNAP